One window from the genome of Streptomyces cadmiisoli encodes:
- a CDS encoding galactose oxidase-like domain-containing protein: MNRRRRRTALLAVAGLTGGLLLTAPQPASAANLIKNPGFETAGTGDMPYCWSKSGWGDNDFSFTTTSDAHSGTKAMKVELTRRVDGDRKALITESADCAPVVTAGKQYDLSLWYKTTTPDANITLFRHDTTAGWQYWTDLKTLEMAGAWTEATVRTPEVPAGTDRISWGVSVYGTGSATTDDYTMEQVADPVPEPDCTGTAQECANGRWDVLPAQNPVRSMHSVVLHNGKVLLIAGSGNDPALFEAGTFTSAVYDPEDGSYRVVPTPDDMFCAGHVQLQDGRVLVMSGNKGYPSADGTIGYQGFKDSYIFDPETETYTKTNDMNDGHWYPSATILGNGDVISFGGLREDSTGSVTAELWSDAEQQWLPTWKVNQTWSFWGLYPSMILMQDGRLFYSGSHVFGNNIPGTGSAIYDYDANSITQVPGLRNKDERDQSASVLLPPAQDQKVLTIGGGNIDSNPEANRLTDVIDLKDPDPSYVAGPPLPQGTVDLGNGPVPQTGDQGKMYVSAVLLPDGKVLETGGALHNRANPVHESSIYDPETGTFDPVAADPEARGYHSSAFLLPDGRVMSTGDNPGNGSWNHNVSVYTPPYLYKGDRPTITSVIDSEWNYGDTQRITVDRPIAKAELIRPAAVTHSSDPNQRFVDLPLSVDGDNIDLNVTSNPNLAPPGWYMLFAVDANGVPSVAEWVHLQGPQALRATDASAHVHSFADDLSGKVTGPGKKRGSHKVGTTVSGCDRHYGSANVCVPTAFPKEVKKTTVARCDWLKDNDYGRLKVNGKDDPLRLDPNRDGVACGKGDLRRR, from the coding sequence GTGAACAGACGCCGTAGACGAACCGCACTCCTGGCCGTGGCGGGCCTGACCGGTGGCCTGCTTCTGACCGCACCCCAGCCCGCCTCCGCCGCCAACCTGATCAAGAACCCGGGCTTCGAGACGGCCGGCACCGGCGACATGCCGTACTGCTGGTCGAAGTCCGGCTGGGGCGACAACGACTTCAGCTTCACCACGACCTCCGACGCGCACTCCGGCACCAAGGCCATGAAGGTGGAGCTGACCCGCCGCGTCGACGGCGACCGCAAGGCGCTGATCACCGAGTCGGCCGACTGCGCGCCGGTGGTCACCGCGGGCAAGCAGTACGACCTCTCCCTCTGGTACAAGACGACGACGCCGGACGCGAACATCACGCTGTTCCGGCACGACACGACGGCCGGGTGGCAGTACTGGACCGACCTCAAGACGCTGGAGATGGCCGGGGCGTGGACCGAGGCGACGGTCCGCACCCCCGAGGTCCCGGCGGGCACCGACCGCATCAGCTGGGGTGTGTCCGTCTACGGCACCGGCTCCGCGACGACCGACGACTACACGATGGAGCAGGTCGCCGACCCGGTGCCGGAACCGGACTGCACGGGTACCGCGCAGGAGTGCGCGAACGGCCGCTGGGACGTGCTGCCCGCGCAGAACCCGGTCCGCTCGATGCACTCGGTCGTGCTGCACAACGGCAAGGTGCTGCTGATCGCGGGTTCGGGCAACGACCCGGCGCTGTTCGAGGCGGGCACCTTCACCTCCGCGGTGTACGACCCGGAGGACGGCTCCTACCGGGTCGTTCCCACCCCGGACGACATGTTCTGCGCCGGGCACGTCCAGCTCCAGGACGGCCGGGTGCTGGTCATGAGCGGCAACAAGGGCTATCCGTCGGCGGACGGCACAATCGGCTACCAGGGGTTCAAGGACTCGTACATCTTCGACCCCGAGACCGAGACGTACACCAAGACCAATGACATGAACGACGGTCACTGGTACCCGTCGGCCACCATTCTGGGCAACGGCGACGTGATCTCCTTCGGCGGTCTGCGCGAGGACTCCACCGGCTCGGTGACCGCCGAGCTGTGGTCCGACGCCGAGCAGCAGTGGCTGCCGACCTGGAAGGTCAACCAGACCTGGTCCTTCTGGGGCCTGTACCCGTCGATGATCCTCATGCAGGACGGCCGCCTCTTCTACTCCGGCAGCCATGTCTTCGGCAACAACATCCCCGGCACCGGCTCGGCGATCTACGACTACGACGCCAACTCGATCACCCAGGTGCCCGGCCTGCGGAACAAGGACGAGCGCGACCAGTCGGCGAGCGTGCTGCTGCCGCCGGCCCAGGACCAGAAGGTGCTGACCATCGGCGGCGGCAACATCGACTCCAACCCGGAGGCGAACCGGCTGACCGACGTCATCGACCTCAAGGACCCCGATCCGTCCTACGTCGCCGGCCCGCCGCTGCCGCAGGGCACCGTGGACCTCGGCAACGGCCCCGTCCCGCAGACCGGTGACCAGGGCAAGATGTATGTCTCCGCGGTCCTGCTGCCCGACGGCAAGGTGCTGGAGACGGGCGGCGCGCTGCACAACCGCGCCAACCCCGTGCACGAGTCGTCGATCTACGACCCGGAGACCGGCACCTTCGACCCGGTGGCCGCCGACCCGGAGGCCCGCGGCTACCACTCCTCCGCGTTCCTGCTGCCCGACGGCCGGGTGATGAGCACCGGCGACAACCCGGGCAACGGCTCCTGGAACCACAATGTGTCCGTCTACACCCCGCCCTACCTCTACAAGGGCGACCGCCCGACGATCACCTCGGTGATCGACAGCGAGTGGAACTACGGCGACACCCAGCGGATCACCGTCGACCGGCCCATCGCCAAGGCGGAGCTGATCCGCCCGGCCGCGGTGACGCACTCGTCGGACCCGAACCAGCGGTTCGTGGACCTGCCCCTGTCGGTGGACGGCGACAACATCGACCTGAACGTGACGAGCAACCCCAACCTGGCCCCGCCCGGCTGGTACATGCTCTTCGCGGTCGACGCCAACGGCGTGCCGTCGGTCGCCGAGTGGGTGCACCTCCAGGGTCCGCAGGCCCTGCGGGCCACCGACGCCTCGGCGCACGTCCACTCCTTCGCCGACGACCTGTCCGGCAAGGTCACCGGCCCCGGCAAGAAGCGGGGTTCGCACAAGGTCGGCACCACCGTCTCCGGCTGCGACCGGCACTACGGCTCGGCCAACGTGTGCGTGCCGACGGCCTTCCCGAAGGAGGTCAAGAAGACGACGGTGGCCCGCTGCGACTGGCTGAAGGACAACGACTACGGCCGTCTGAAGGTCAACGGCAAGGACGACCCGCTGCGCCTCGACCCGAACAGGGACGGCGTGGCCTGCGGAAAGGGTGATCTGCGCCGGCGTTAG
- a CDS encoding thioredoxin domain-containing protein — MPNRLAHETSPYLLQHADNPVDWWPWSDEAFAQARGSDKPVLLSVGYSSCHWCHVMAHESFEDDATAEFLNEHFVSVKVDREERPDVDAVYMEAVQAATGQGGWPMTVFLTPDAEPFYFGTYFPPAPRHGMPSFRQVLEGVSTAWRERREEVTDVAGKIVRDLAGREVGFGGTEAPGEEELAQALLGLTREYDPQRGGFGGAPKFPPSMVIEFLLRHHARTGSEGALQMARDTCERMARGGIYDQLGGGFSRYSVDRDWIVPHFEKMLYDNALLCRVYAHLWRATGSGLARRVALETAEFMVRELRTEQGGFASALDADSDDGTGRHVEGAYYVWTPQQLRDVLGDDAGLAARCFGVTEEGTFEQGASVLRLPQQDEVFDAEKVASVKRRLRAARAERPAPGRDDKVVAAWNGLAIAALAETGAYFDRPDLVDAALAAADLLVRVHLDDSARLARTSKDGRVGANAGVLEDYADVAEGFLALSSVTGEGVWLEFAGLLLDHVLVGFVDEESGGLYDTAADAERLIRRPQDPTDNAAPSGWTAAAGALLAYAAQTGAEPHRTAAERALGVVKALGPRVPRFIGWGLAVAEARLDGPREVAVVGPALDDPATKVLHRTALLGTAPGAVVAYGVPGSDEFPLLADRPLVGGAPSAYVCRNFTCDAPTTDPERLRAALEG, encoded by the coding sequence ATGCCGAACCGACTCGCCCACGAGACCTCCCCCTACCTGCTCCAGCACGCCGACAACCCCGTCGACTGGTGGCCCTGGTCGGACGAGGCGTTCGCGCAGGCGCGCGGGAGCGACAAGCCCGTCCTGCTCAGCGTCGGGTACTCCAGCTGCCACTGGTGCCATGTGATGGCGCATGAGTCCTTCGAGGACGACGCGACCGCCGAGTTCCTGAACGAGCACTTCGTCAGCGTCAAGGTCGACCGCGAGGAGCGCCCCGACGTGGACGCCGTCTACATGGAGGCGGTGCAGGCCGCCACCGGGCAGGGCGGCTGGCCCATGACGGTGTTCCTCACCCCGGACGCGGAGCCGTTCTACTTCGGTACGTACTTCCCGCCGGCGCCCCGGCACGGCATGCCCTCCTTCCGGCAGGTGCTGGAGGGCGTGAGCACCGCGTGGCGCGAGCGGCGGGAGGAGGTCACCGATGTCGCCGGGAAGATCGTCCGGGACCTCGCCGGACGCGAGGTCGGCTTCGGCGGGACCGAGGCACCGGGCGAGGAGGAGCTCGCGCAGGCCCTGCTCGGGCTGACCCGGGAGTACGACCCGCAGCGCGGCGGGTTCGGCGGCGCGCCGAAGTTCCCGCCGTCCATGGTGATCGAGTTCCTGCTGCGCCACCACGCGCGCACCGGCTCCGAGGGCGCCCTGCAGATGGCGCGGGACACCTGCGAGCGGATGGCCCGCGGCGGCATCTACGACCAGCTCGGCGGCGGCTTCTCCCGCTACTCCGTCGACCGGGACTGGATCGTTCCGCACTTCGAGAAGATGCTGTACGACAACGCCCTGCTGTGCCGCGTCTACGCGCACCTGTGGCGGGCCACCGGTTCCGGGCTCGCCCGGCGCGTCGCCCTGGAGACCGCCGAGTTCATGGTGCGGGAACTGCGCACCGAGCAGGGCGGTTTCGCCTCGGCGCTGGACGCCGACAGCGACGACGGCACCGGCCGCCACGTGGAGGGCGCGTACTACGTCTGGACCCCGCAGCAGCTCCGCGACGTCCTCGGCGACGACGCCGGGCTCGCCGCCCGCTGCTTCGGCGTGACCGAGGAGGGCACCTTCGAACAGGGCGCCTCCGTTCTCCGACTGCCGCAGCAGGACGAGGTGTTCGACGCCGAGAAGGTCGCCTCCGTCAAGCGGCGGCTGAGGGCCGCGCGGGCCGAGCGGCCCGCGCCCGGCCGGGACGACAAGGTCGTCGCCGCCTGGAACGGCCTCGCGATCGCCGCGCTCGCCGAGACCGGCGCCTACTTCGACCGCCCCGACCTGGTGGACGCCGCCCTCGCCGCCGCCGACCTCCTCGTCCGCGTCCACCTCGACGACAGCGCCCGCCTCGCCCGCACCAGCAAGGACGGCCGGGTCGGAGCCAACGCGGGCGTTCTGGAGGACTACGCCGACGTCGCCGAGGGGTTCCTGGCGCTGTCCTCGGTCACCGGGGAGGGCGTCTGGCTGGAGTTCGCCGGGCTGCTGCTCGACCACGTCCTGGTCGGCTTCGTCGACGAGGAGTCGGGCGGGCTGTACGACACCGCCGCCGACGCCGAGCGGCTGATCCGCCGTCCGCAGGACCCCACCGACAACGCCGCCCCGTCCGGCTGGACGGCGGCCGCGGGCGCCCTGCTGGCCTATGCCGCGCAGACCGGCGCGGAACCCCACCGGACCGCAGCCGAGCGGGCGTTGGGCGTGGTGAAGGCGCTGGGCCCGCGGGTCCCCCGGTTCATCGGGTGGGGGCTCGCCGTCGCCGAGGCGCGGCTCGACGGACCGCGCGAGGTCGCGGTGGTGGGCCCGGCGCTCGACGACCCGGCGACGAAGGTCCTGCACCGCACCGCGCTGCTGGGCACCGCGCCCGGCGCGGTGGTCGCCTACGGCGTCCCGGGCAGCGACGAGTTCCCGCTGCTCGCCGACCGTCCGCTCGTCGGCGGCGCACCGTCCGCGTACGTCTGCCGCAACTTCACCTGCGACGCGCCGACGACCGACCCGGAGCGGCTGCGCGCGGCGCTGGAGGGCTGA
- a CDS encoding glycosyltransferase, whose protein sequence is MSQDSVVPGELGDPAVRAAEVPEPGAVTIVVPTFNESANVRRLLQLITESVPARLPCEVVFVDDSTDDTPQVIREAAQDCPFPVTVLHREEPAGGLGGAVVEGIKAAGSDWIVVMDGDCQHPPSLVPDLVATGERANAGLVVASRYIKGGSRAGLAGSYRVAVSRGATWLTKALFPRRLHGISDPMSGFFAIRRSVVTAEVLQPLGYKILLELAVRSRPRQVTEVPFVFQDRFAGESKSTAREGLRFLRHLVGLRTASPVARMVVFGLIGATGFVPNLLGLYALTGLGMHYLPAEIVANQFGVAWNFLLIERLLFRDRRRHRRLWDRLCRFALLANADLVLRIPLIALLVGAFGMGVLPATALALVTTFVLRFIGTEALVYLPRRRPAKPPVPARAGAAQQGEPCEQTP, encoded by the coding sequence ATGAGCCAGGACTCCGTCGTCCCCGGCGAACTGGGCGATCCGGCGGTCCGCGCCGCCGAGGTCCCCGAGCCGGGCGCCGTGACCATCGTCGTACCGACGTTCAACGAGTCCGCGAACGTCCGCCGCCTGCTGCAACTGATCACCGAGTCGGTGCCCGCGCGGCTGCCCTGCGAGGTCGTCTTCGTGGACGACTCCACCGACGACACCCCTCAGGTGATCCGCGAGGCGGCGCAGGACTGCCCGTTCCCGGTGACCGTGCTGCACCGCGAGGAGCCGGCGGGCGGGCTCGGCGGCGCCGTCGTCGAGGGCATCAAGGCGGCCGGCTCCGACTGGATCGTCGTCATGGACGGCGACTGCCAGCACCCGCCCTCGCTCGTCCCCGACCTGGTGGCGACCGGTGAACGGGCCAACGCCGGACTGGTCGTCGCCTCCCGCTACATCAAGGGCGGCAGCCGCGCCGGGCTCGCCGGCAGCTACCGCGTGGCCGTCTCACGCGGCGCCACCTGGCTGACCAAGGCCCTCTTCCCGCGCAGACTGCACGGCATCAGCGACCCGATGAGCGGCTTCTTCGCGATCCGGCGCAGCGTGGTCACCGCCGAGGTCCTCCAGCCCCTCGGCTACAAGATCCTGCTCGAACTCGCCGTGCGCAGCCGTCCCCGGCAGGTCACCGAGGTCCCGTTCGTCTTCCAGGACCGGTTCGCCGGAGAGTCCAAGTCGACCGCGCGGGAGGGCCTGCGCTTCCTGCGCCACCTGGTCGGACTGCGCACCGCCTCACCGGTGGCCCGCATGGTGGTCTTCGGCCTGATCGGCGCGACCGGCTTCGTACCGAACCTGCTCGGCCTGTACGCCCTCACCGGTCTCGGCATGCACTACCTGCCCGCCGAGATCGTCGCCAACCAGTTCGGCGTCGCCTGGAACTTCCTGCTCATCGAGCGGCTGCTGTTCCGCGACCGCCGCCGGCACCGGCGGCTGTGGGACCGCCTGTGCCGGTTCGCCCTGCTCGCCAACGCCGACCTGGTGCTGCGCATCCCGCTGATCGCCCTGCTGGTCGGGGCGTTCGGCATGGGGGTGCTGCCCGCCACCGCGCTCGCGCTGGTGACGACCTTCGTCCTGCGCTTCATCGGTACCGAAGCGCTGGTCTATCTGCCGCGCCGGAGGCCGGCAAAACCGCCCGTGCCTGCGCGCGCGGGAGCCGCACAGCAAGGAGAGCCGTGTGAACAGACGCCGTAG
- a CDS encoding phospholipid carrier-dependent glycosyltransferase has product MTSTLPAATDVKVPAQRTAVPRTGSTLRTTPPLRLRRSRSDLILCGVLLVAILVVQGWNIADYPTYSDDEGTYLAQAWAVQEGRGLAHYTYWYDHPPFGWIQIALLTWIPAHFAPESMTVGSMRVAMLLISAISAVLVYVLARRLSLPRWAAGLAMALFGLSPLSVVLQREIFLDNIAVMWTLLAFTLAASPSRHLWHHFGAGMAAAAAVLTKETMLLVLPAVLVTMWRHSHRDTRKFAITGAVTACALLGISYPLFALLKGELWPGAGHVSLWDGVVYQLSRPGSGFILDPGSGSYGVLRSWLYYDRILPLGGLAGAVLLLVTWRWSITARALAGPALTVAILALMAMRPSGYLPAMYVLQALPFLALVLAGGTASVAHAVLRRRRRDGERRLVTGGRYALAAVLAVAAGAYVVPRWYDGDRTAMTADANAPYRAASKWLATEVANPRDTRVLVDDALWLDLVHAGYRPGLGVIWFYKADLDPAVTKTMPRGWRDIDYVVASPTVRRDAVDLPNVRAAIENSTPVAVFGTGEDRIEIRRIQAAAGAAGGER; this is encoded by the coding sequence GTGACCTCCACCCTTCCCGCGGCGACCGACGTCAAGGTCCCCGCGCAGCGGACAGCTGTGCCCAGAACCGGTTCGACCCTCCGGACAACGCCTCCGCTCCGGCTGCGCCGTTCGCGCTCCGACCTGATCCTGTGCGGGGTCCTCCTGGTGGCGATCCTGGTCGTACAGGGCTGGAACATCGCCGACTACCCGACCTACAGCGACGACGAGGGCACCTACCTCGCCCAGGCCTGGGCCGTCCAGGAGGGCCGCGGCCTGGCCCACTACACCTACTGGTACGACCACCCGCCGTTCGGCTGGATCCAGATAGCGCTGCTGACCTGGATCCCCGCGCACTTCGCGCCGGAGTCGATGACGGTCGGTTCCATGCGGGTGGCGATGCTGCTGATCAGCGCGATCAGCGCCGTCCTCGTCTACGTCCTGGCCCGGCGGCTGTCCCTGCCGCGGTGGGCCGCGGGGCTCGCCATGGCGCTGTTCGGGCTCTCCCCGCTGTCGGTGGTCCTGCAGCGCGAGATCTTCCTGGACAACATCGCCGTGATGTGGACGCTGCTGGCGTTCACCCTGGCCGCCTCCCCGAGCCGGCACCTGTGGCACCACTTCGGTGCGGGCATGGCCGCCGCGGCGGCGGTCCTCACCAAGGAGACGATGCTGCTCGTCCTGCCGGCCGTGCTGGTCACCATGTGGCGGCACAGCCACCGGGACACCCGGAAGTTCGCGATCACCGGCGCCGTCACCGCCTGCGCGCTGCTCGGCATCTCGTATCCGCTGTTCGCCCTGCTCAAGGGTGAGCTGTGGCCGGGCGCCGGGCACGTCTCGCTGTGGGACGGCGTGGTCTACCAGTTGAGCCGGCCCGGCTCCGGTTTCATCCTCGACCCCGGCTCCGGCTCCTACGGCGTGCTCCGGTCGTGGCTGTACTACGACCGCATTCTGCCCCTCGGCGGCCTGGCGGGCGCCGTGCTGCTGCTGGTCACCTGGCGCTGGTCGATCACCGCCCGCGCACTGGCCGGCCCGGCGCTCACCGTGGCGATCCTCGCCCTGATGGCGATGCGGCCGAGCGGCTACCTGCCCGCGATGTACGTCCTCCAGGCGCTGCCGTTCCTCGCCCTGGTGCTGGCCGGCGGTACGGCGTCGGTGGCCCACGCGGTGCTGCGCAGACGGCGCCGGGACGGTGAGAGGCGGCTGGTGACCGGCGGGCGCTACGCGCTCGCGGCGGTGCTGGCCGTCGCGGCCGGCGCCTACGTCGTGCCGCGCTGGTACGACGGCGACCGCACCGCCATGACCGCGGACGCCAACGCCCCCTACCGGGCCGCCTCGAAGTGGCTGGCCACCGAGGTGGCGAACCCGCGCGACACCCGCGTCCTGGTCGACGACGCCCTCTGGCTGGACCTGGTGCACGCGGGCTACCGGCCCGGACTCGGCGTGATCTGGTTCTACAAGGCCGACCTCGACCCCGCGGTGACGAAGACGATGCCGCGCGGCTGGCGCGACATCGACTACGTCGTCGCCTCGCCGACGGTCCGGCGCGACGCGGTGGACCTGCCCAACGTGAGGGCGGCGATCGAGAACTCCACCCCGGTCGCCGTCTTCGGCACCGGGGAGGACCGGATCGAGATCCGGCGGATCCAGGCCGCCGCCGGGGCCGCGGGAGGCGAGCGATGA
- a CDS encoding glycosyltransferase has protein sequence MLTSVFIAAVSLALFWMAAFTLWWQMHAWRTPEVLASTRFSRPDGGEHLSFSLLLPARHEQAVLDHTIQRLLESTHTDFEIIVIVGHDDPETTEVARRAEARDPRVRVVVDTHDRKNKPKAMNTALPHCRGDVVGVFDAEDQVHPELLAHVDHAFRSTGADVVQGGVQLINFHSSWYSLRNCLEYFFWFRSRLHLHAQKGFIPLGGNTVFVRTKVLREADGWDPDCLAEDCDLGVRLSSVGKKVVVAYDSDMVTREETPGSLMSLLKQRTRWNQGFLQVYRKRDWKQLPGFRQRLLARYTLMTPYLQAISGVIIPLNVAVALFLDVPVGVAFITFLPAVTALVTFVFELVGLHDFGKQYGLRVRFVHYVKLIVGGPFYQVLLAGAAVRAVWREQRGRNDWELTSHVGAHLAHVNREDVPA, from the coding sequence TTGCTGACGTCTGTCTTCATCGCTGCCGTTTCACTGGCCCTGTTCTGGATGGCGGCGTTCACCTTGTGGTGGCAGATGCACGCGTGGCGTACGCCCGAAGTGCTCGCGTCCACCCGCTTCAGCCGGCCGGACGGCGGTGAGCACCTGTCGTTCTCGCTGCTCCTGCCGGCCCGGCACGAACAGGCCGTGCTCGACCACACCATCCAGCGGCTGCTGGAATCCACACACACCGACTTCGAGATCATCGTCATCGTCGGGCACGACGACCCGGAGACCACCGAGGTCGCCCGGCGGGCCGAGGCCCGCGACCCGCGCGTGCGGGTCGTCGTCGACACCCACGACAGGAAGAACAAGCCGAAGGCCATGAACACGGCGCTGCCGCACTGCCGCGGCGACGTCGTCGGGGTCTTCGACGCGGAGGACCAGGTCCATCCGGAGCTGCTCGCCCATGTCGACCACGCGTTCCGGTCCACCGGCGCCGACGTCGTCCAGGGCGGCGTGCAGCTGATCAACTTCCACTCCAGCTGGTACAGCCTGCGCAACTGCCTGGAGTACTTCTTCTGGTTCAGGTCGCGGCTGCACCTGCACGCGCAGAAGGGGTTCATCCCGCTCGGCGGCAACACCGTCTTCGTCCGCACGAAGGTGCTGCGCGAGGCCGACGGCTGGGACCCCGACTGCCTCGCCGAGGACTGCGACCTGGGCGTACGGCTCTCCAGCGTCGGCAAGAAGGTCGTCGTGGCCTACGACTCCGACATGGTCACCCGCGAGGAGACGCCGGGCAGCCTGATGTCCCTGCTCAAGCAGCGCACCCGGTGGAACCAGGGGTTCCTCCAGGTCTACCGGAAGCGGGACTGGAAGCAGCTGCCGGGCTTCCGGCAGCGGCTGCTCGCCCGCTACACGCTCATGACGCCGTACCTTCAGGCGATCTCCGGCGTGATCATCCCGCTCAACGTGGCCGTCGCGCTCTTCCTCGACGTGCCGGTGGGCGTCGCCTTCATCACCTTCCTGCCGGCCGTCACCGCCCTCGTGACCTTCGTGTTCGAACTCGTCGGGCTGCACGACTTCGGCAAGCAGTACGGACTCCGGGTCCGCTTCGTGCACTACGTCAAGCTCATCGTCGGCGGGCCCTTCTACCAGGTGCTCCTCGCCGGGGCCGCGGTGCGTGCCGTCTGGCGTGAACAACGCGGCCGCAACGACTGGGAGTTGACCAGCCACGTCGGCGCACATCTCGCGCACGTGAACCGAGAGGACGTTCCTGCGTGA
- a CDS encoding Mut7-C RNAse domain-containing protein gives MTGPEIRPEIHVEFAPELALFVPHARRRGATALTTDGVSTLGHVVESLGVPLTEVGALVLDGREVPTGHVPRDGESVRVRAVRRPQRVPGAPLRFLLDVHLGTLARRLRLLGVDTAYESTDIGDPALAARSAAERRVMLSRDRGLLRRRELWAGAYVYSTRPDDQLGDILDRFAPELRPWTRCTACNGLLREAAKEEVAAQLKGGTQRSYDVFAQCRECGRAYWKGAHHDQLEAIVERALTAFPNRG, from the coding sequence GTGACCGGACCCGAGATCCGCCCCGAGATCCACGTCGAATTCGCCCCCGAACTGGCCCTGTTCGTCCCGCACGCGCGGCGCCGGGGCGCCACCGCCCTCACCACCGACGGCGTCTCGACGCTGGGCCATGTCGTCGAGTCCCTCGGCGTCCCGCTGACCGAGGTCGGCGCCCTCGTCCTGGACGGCCGCGAGGTGCCCACCGGGCACGTCCCGCGGGACGGCGAGTCCGTGCGGGTCCGCGCCGTGCGGCGTCCGCAGCGGGTGCCGGGCGCTCCCCTGCGCTTCCTGCTCGACGTCCACCTCGGCACGCTCGCCCGCCGGCTGCGGCTGCTGGGCGTGGACACGGCGTACGAGTCGACCGACATCGGCGACCCGGCGCTGGCCGCCCGCTCCGCCGCCGAGCGGCGCGTCATGCTCAGCCGCGACCGGGGCCTGCTGCGCCGCCGCGAACTGTGGGCCGGCGCCTATGTCTACAGCACCCGCCCCGACGACCAACTCGGCGACATCCTCGACCGGTTCGCCCCCGAGCTGCGGCCCTGGACCCGGTGCACCGCCTGCAACGGCCTGCTGCGGGAGGCCGCCAAGGAGGAGGTCGCGGCGCAGCTGAAGGGCGGCACGCAGCGCTCGTACGACGTCTTCGCGCAGTGCCGGGAGTGCGGGCGGGCGTACTGGAAGGGCGCGCACCACGACCAGCTGGAGGCCATCGTGGAGCGCGCCCTCACGGCGTTCCCGAACCGGGGCTAA